From the genome of Streptomyces sp. NBC_00659, one region includes:
- a CDS encoding phospholipase, whose translation MHQRLATGFAASVMALVAVTATATAASAAPADKPQVLSSWTQTSASSYNTWVAARSNQSAWSAYAFDWSTDYCSTSPDNPFGFPFATSCARHDFGYRNYKAAGAFDANKSRLDSAFYEDLKRVCAAYSGATKTSCNSTAWTYYQAVKALG comes from the coding sequence ATGCACCAAAGACTCGCCACAGGCTTCGCCGCCTCGGTCATGGCCCTCGTGGCCGTCACGGCGACCGCTACAGCCGCTAGCGCCGCCCCTGCCGACAAGCCCCAAGTCCTGTCCAGTTGGACCCAGACCAGCGCGTCGAGCTACAACACGTGGGTCGCCGCCCGCTCCAACCAGTCGGCCTGGTCGGCGTATGCCTTCGACTGGTCCACCGACTACTGCTCCACGTCCCCGGACAACCCGTTCGGCTTCCCCTTCGCCACCTCATGTGCCCGCCACGACTTCGGCTATCGCAACTACAAGGCCGCCGGCGCCTTCGATGCCAACAAGTCCCGTCTCGACAGCGCCTTCTACGAAGACCTCAAGCGGGTCTGCGCCGCATACAGTGGCGCCACGAAGACCAGTTGCAACAGCACGGCCTGGACCTACTACCAGGCGGTCAAGGCCCTCGGCTGA